A stretch of the Actinomycetota bacterium genome encodes the following:
- a CDS encoding ABC transporter permease, whose amino-acid sequence MGRSTTDTARTATALDRLPGGGDGAPEPDGSKRRRRGRTRVVARGVGLPTWFWKAFSAPGLLWLVVLFLVPFYTVFAVALGGRDPIFLSPVPVYNPIAWNPTEFQSVASQIFGGGPLQVVLLRTFGYVAVAAALCLMIGYPVAYYISRHARRTKALLLVALIAPFWISYLMRMLAWVNLLEENGIVNRFLQQMGLIGQPINFLNGRPSTVILGLVYGYIPFFILPLYASLDRIGPSMLEASRDLGASPRRTFFRVTLPLSRQGILAAGVIILLPMFGDYYTNTLLSGNPKTNMFANLIDQQLHSRTGHARGASMVIILSALLLVFMGYYLWSTTRAAKEYEA is encoded by the coding sequence GTGGGTCGATCGACCACCGACACCGCACGCACCGCAACGGCGCTCGACCGACTGCCCGGGGGCGGAGACGGCGCACCGGAGCCGGACGGGTCGAAGCGTCGGCGGAGGGGCCGGACGAGGGTCGTAGCACGAGGCGTCGGCCTGCCCACCTGGTTCTGGAAGGCGTTCTCCGCTCCCGGTCTCCTCTGGCTGGTCGTCCTGTTCCTCGTACCCTTCTACACGGTGTTCGCCGTAGCGCTCGGGGGCCGGGATCCGATCTTCCTGAGCCCGGTCCCGGTCTACAACCCGATCGCGTGGAACCCGACCGAGTTCCAGAGCGTGGCGAGCCAGATCTTCGGCGGGGGTCCGCTCCAGGTCGTCCTGCTGCGTACCTTCGGGTATGTCGCGGTGGCCGCGGCGCTGTGTCTGATGATCGGCTACCCGGTCGCGTACTACATCTCGCGTCACGCGCGGAGAACCAAGGCTTTGCTGCTGGTCGCGCTGATCGCGCCCTTCTGGATCAGCTACCTGATGCGCATGCTGGCGTGGGTGAACCTGCTCGAAGAGAACGGGATCGTGAACAGGTTCCTGCAACAGATGGGCCTGATCGGGCAGCCGATCAACTTTCTGAACGGGAGGCCGTCGACCGTCATCCTCGGGCTGGTGTACGGCTACATCCCGTTCTTCATCCTGCCGCTGTACGCCTCGCTCGACCGGATCGGTCCGAGCATGCTCGAAGCGTCCCGTGACCTCGGCGCGAGTCCGCGGCGGACGTTCTTCCGGGTGACCTTGCCCCTGTCGCGACAGGGGATCCTCGCCGCGGGCGTGATCATCCTGCTCCCGATGTTCGGCGACTACTACACGAACACCCTGCTGTCGGGGAACCCGAAGACGAACATGTTCGCGAACCTGATCGACCAGCAGCTGCACTCACGCACAGGACACGCCCGCGGAGCGTCGATGGTGATCATCCTGTCGGCGCTGCTCCTCGTGTTCATGGGCTACTACCTCTGGAGCACCACCCGCGCGGCGAAGGAATACGAAGCATGA
- a CDS encoding ABC transporter permease, with amino-acid sequence MSAAAPPLDQHGRIRTWFANPWGKPRFLAVLTWGFVLWSIVPVVIAVLISFNSNRSTSTFTGPSLLWWTGGELGTTGEEVLGVFTDPDLRGAVAQTLKLAFADMLIATPIGVALALGLARWRGRGSGSANFLMLFPLVTPELVMGTALFLVFINLYDFVSMGTPAQILGHVTFSISYVVIVVRGRLFTIGREQEEAAMDLGASPFGALRRVLLPLLAPAIFASAMIVFAISIDDFVITSYLLGGQDSTTVPVLIYQTARAGPTPALNGVATLMLVGSLVAITLGVLVQRRVNRRREGDRRGSAVEDFARFEL; translated from the coding sequence ATGAGCGCGGCCGCACCCCCCCTCGACCAGCACGGACGGATCCGGACCTGGTTCGCGAACCCGTGGGGCAAACCGCGGTTCTTGGCCGTCCTGACCTGGGGATTCGTGCTCTGGTCGATCGTGCCGGTCGTCATCGCGGTGCTGATCTCGTTCAACTCGAACCGCTCGACATCCACGTTCACGGGACCGTCGTTGTTGTGGTGGACCGGCGGCGAGCTCGGCACCACCGGTGAGGAGGTCCTCGGTGTCTTCACGGACCCCGACCTGCGCGGCGCCGTGGCACAGACCCTGAAGCTCGCGTTCGCCGACATGCTGATCGCGACACCGATCGGCGTCGCGTTGGCGCTCGGTCTGGCGCGTTGGCGCGGGCGCGGATCGGGGAGTGCGAACTTCCTGATGCTGTTCCCGCTCGTGACGCCGGAACTGGTCATGGGAACCGCGCTGTTCCTGGTCTTCATCAACCTGTACGACTTCGTGAGCATGGGAACGCCCGCCCAGATCCTCGGACACGTGACGTTCTCCATCTCCTACGTCGTGATCGTGGTGCGCGGGCGGCTGTTCACGATCGGTCGGGAGCAAGAGGAAGCCGCGATGGACCTCGGCGCCTCGCCCTTCGGCGCCCTGCGCCGCGTTCTGCTCCCGCTGCTGGCGCCCGCGATCTTCGCTTCGGCCATGATCGTGTTCGCGATCTCGATCGACGACTTCGTGATCACGAGCTACCTGCTCGGCGGACAAGACTCGACGACCGTGCCGGTGTTGATTTATCAAACGGCCCGAGCCGGCCCTACGCCGGCCTTGAACGGCGTCGCAACGCTGATGCTCGTGGGTTCTCTGGTCGCGATCACCTTGGGCGTGCTCGTCCAGCGTCGCGTGAACAGGCGGCGCGAGGGCGATCGGCGTGGGTCGGCGGTCGAGGATTTCGCGCGCTTCGAGCTGTAG
- a CDS encoding ABC transporter ATP-binding protein, with product MAGGEVQLVDLVKRFGDVVAVDGVNLRMPTGEFFSMLGPSGCGKTTTLRMIAGFERPTEGQILLDGVDVGQIPPHKRNVNTVFQNYALFPHLTVEQNVAFGLKYQDASKEETNRRVGEALELVQLAGFGERRPTQLSGGQQQRVALARALILNPSVLLLDEPLGALDAKLRKALQVELKALQEEVGITFIYVTHDQEEALTMSDRIAVMSNGRVEQIGPPAEIYEQPATAYVADFLGVSNLMDGSAEGTTGQRCRVKLGDVTVEAGQGDIDATGAVKLCIRPERVDVEPQGAAGENRLPGLVERKVYVGSVIHGLVTLADGQKLQAWVTNDGSEAFPYEAGTPVSVHFPPEALRVLQDATPESELQADLQARTA from the coding sequence ATGGCTGGGGGAGAGGTCCAACTCGTCGACCTGGTGAAGCGCTTCGGCGACGTCGTCGCCGTCGACGGCGTCAACCTTCGGATGCCGACCGGGGAGTTCTTCTCGATGCTCGGCCCCTCCGGATGCGGCAAGACCACGACGCTCCGGATGATCGCGGGCTTCGAGCGACCGACCGAGGGGCAGATCCTGCTCGACGGCGTGGACGTGGGGCAGATCCCACCGCACAAGCGGAACGTGAACACGGTCTTCCAGAACTACGCGCTGTTCCCCCACCTCACGGTCGAGCAGAACGTGGCGTTCGGGTTGAAGTACCAGGACGCCTCGAAGGAGGAGACCAACCGGCGGGTCGGGGAGGCTCTCGAGCTCGTGCAGCTCGCCGGTTTCGGCGAGCGCCGGCCGACGCAGCTCTCGGGCGGCCAGCAGCAGCGCGTCGCGCTCGCTCGCGCGTTGATCCTCAACCCGTCGGTCCTGTTGCTCGACGAGCCGCTCGGGGCGCTCGACGCCAAGCTGCGCAAGGCCTTGCAGGTCGAGCTGAAGGCCCTCCAGGAAGAGGTCGGGATCACGTTCATCTACGTGACCCACGACCAGGAAGAGGCACTGACGATGTCGGACCGCATCGCGGTCATGTCGAACGGCCGGGTCGAGCAGATCGGCCCCCCGGCGGAGATCTACGAGCAGCCGGCGACCGCCTACGTCGCAGACTTCCTCGGCGTTTCGAACCTGATGGACGGCTCCGCCGAGGGCACCACGGGTCAGCGCTGCCGCGTCAAGCTCGGGGACGTCACCGTCGAGGCGGGCCAGGGCGACATCGACGCGACCGGGGCGGTCAAGCTGTGCATCCGTCCCGAGCGGGTCGACGTCGAACCTCAGGGGGCGGCCGGTGAGAACCGCCTGCCGGGTCTGGTCGAGCGCAAGGTCTACGTCGGTTCGGTGATCCACGGGCTCGTGACGCTCGCCGACGGGCAGAAGCTGCAGGCATGGGTCACCAACGACGGCTCGGAGGCCTTCCCGTACGAGGCGGGGACTCCCGTGTCGGTGCACTTCCCGCCCGAAGCGCTCCGCGTGCTGCAGGACGCCACTCCGGAGTCCGAGCTGCAAGCGGATCTGCAAGCGCGCACCGCCTGA